The following coding sequences lie in one Danio rerio strain Tuebingen ecotype United States chromosome 25, GRCz12tu, whole genome shotgun sequence genomic window:
- the LOC141381022 gene encoding uncharacterized protein translates to MCFLIPVVTNTRKTREVRCRRNPHNLRSIHVSTISQLSLSVGLWNCQSAVNKADFITSIATYSDYNLMALTETWLRPEDTATHATLSANFSFSHTPRQTGRGGGTGLLISKEWKFTLIPSLPTISSFEFHAVTIIHPFYINVVVIYRPPGDFNIYVDKPQAADFQTLLASFDLKRAPTSATHKSGNQLDLIYTRHCFTDQTIVTPLQISDHFLLSLNIHITPEPPHTPTLVTFRRNLRSLSPNRLSTIVSDSLPPSRKLTALDSNSATNTLCSTLASCLDRLCPLASRPARASPPAPWLSDALREHRSKLRAAERIWRKTKNPAHLLTYQTLLSSFSAEVTSAKQTYYRLKINNATNPRLLFKTFSSLLYPPPPPASSTLTTDDFATFFCTKTAKISAQFAAPTTNTQDTTPTPHTLTSFSQLSESEVSKLVLSSHATTCPLDPIPSHLLQAISPAVIPTLTHIINTSLDSGLFPTTFKQARVTPLLKKPNLDHTLLENYRPVSLLPFMAKILEKVVFNQVLDFLTQNNLMDNKQSGFKKGHSTETALLSVVEDLRLAKADSKSSVLILLDLSAAFDTVNHQILLSTLESLGVAGTVIQWFRSYLSDRSFRVSWRGEVSNLQHLNTGVPQGSVLGPLLFSIYTSSLGPVIQRHGFSYHCYADDTQLYLSFHPDDPSVPARISACLLDISHWMKDHHLQLNLAKTEMLVVSANPTLHHNFSIQMDGATITASKMVKSLGVTIDDQLNFSDHISRTARSCRFALYNIRKIRPFLSEHAAQLLVQALVLSKLDYCNSLLAGLPANSIKPLQLLQNAAARVVFNEPKRAHVTPLLVRLHWLPVAARIKFKTLMFAYKVTSGLAPSYLHSLLQIYVPSRNLRSVNERRLVVPSQRGKKSLSRTLTLNLPSWWNELPNCIRTAESLAIFKKRLKTQLFSLHFTS, encoded by the exons atgtgttttctaattcctgttgttactaacactcgcaaaacacgggaggtacgctgcaggcgtaatcctcacaaccttcgttcaatacatgtatctactatttcacaactctctctctccgtgggcctctggaattgtcaatcagctgttaacaaggctgattttattacctccatagctacatattctgactataatctcatggctctaactgagacctggttgaggccggaggacactgctacacatgctactctttctgctaatttctctttttcccacactcctcgtcagacagggagagggggtgggactggactactaatttccaaagaatggaaatttactctgataccgtccctgccaacaatcagctcctttgaattccatgcagtcaccattatccaccccttctacataaatgtggttgtcatctaccgcccaccag gtgacttcaacatttacgttgacaaaccgcaagctgcagactttcagactctgcttgcctcttttgacctaaaaagagcacctacttctgctacccacaaatcaggtaatcagctagaccttatttacacacgacactgcttcactgatcaaacaatagtaactccactacaaatatctgatcatttccttctgtctctcaacatccacattactcctgagccgccacacactccaacactggttacctttcgcagaaacctacgatctctctcacccaatagactatccaccattgtttcagactctcttcctccatctcgcaaactcactgcacttgattcgaacagtgccactaatacactctgctccacactagcatcatgtctagaccgattatgtcctcttgcatccaggccagcccgtgccagtcctcctgcaccctggctctcggatgctctccgtgagcatcgctcaaaacttcgggctgcagagagaatttggcggaaaactaaaaatcctgcacatctcttaacataccaaactcttctgtcctctttctcagctgaggttacttctgcaaagcagacgtattaccgtctgaaaatcaacaatgccactaatcctcgcctactttttaaaacattttcctccctcctctatcctcctcctccacccgcatcctccacacttactactgatgactttgctacattcttctgcaccaaaactgcaaaaatcagtgctcaatttgctgcacctacaacaaacacgcaagatacaacaccaacaccacacacactcacctctttttctcagctctctgagtctgaggtgtccaaacttgtgctatctagccatgcaaccacctgtccactcgatcccattccctctcatctcttgcaagccatctctcctgcagtcataccaacactgactcacataattaacacatctcttgactctggtttattccccactacatttaagcaggctagggtaaccccactgctaaagaaacccaacctggaccatacgctacttgaaaactacagaccagtatccctgcttccattcatggccaagattctggagaaagtagtgttcaatcaagtcctggactttcttactcaaaacaatctcatggacaacaagcaatccggctttaagaaaggccactcaactgagactgccctgctctcggtcgtggaggatctcagactggctaaagcagactctaaatcatcagtcctcattttgctggacttgtcagctgcttttgacactgtcaaccaccagatcctgctatctacgcttgagtcactgggcgttgcgggcactgttatacaatggtttagatcttacctctctgacaggtcattcagggtgtcttggaggggagaggtgtccaacctacagcatctaaacactggggtacctcaaggctctgttcttgggccacttctcttctccatctacacatcatctctaggaccagtcatccagagacatggattctcctaccactgctatgctgatgacacccagctatacctctcttttcatcctgatgatccctcggttccagctcgtatctcagcctgcctgttggatatttcacactggatgaaagatcatcatcttcagctgaacctcgcaaaaacggaaatgcttgtagtttctgccaacccgactctacaccataacttttcaatccagatggatggggcaaccattactgcatccaaaatggtgaaaagccttggagtaacgattgatgaccaactaaacttctctgaccacatttctagaactgctcgatcgtgcagatttgcactctataacatcagaaagatccgacccttcttatctgaacatgcagctcaactccttgttcaagctcttgttctctccaaactggattactgcaactctctactagctgggcttccagctaactctatcaagcctcttcaactgctccagaatgcagcagcacgagttgtcttcaatgaacctaaacgagcacatgtcactccactgctagtccgtttgcactggctgccagttgctgctcgcatcaaattcaaaactctgatgtttgcctacaaagtgacttctggcctagcaccttcttatctgcactcacttctgcagatctatgtgccctccagaaacttgcgttctgtgaatgaacgtcgcctcgtggttccatcccaaagagggaaaaaatcactttcgcgaacgctcacgctcaatctgcccagttggtggaatgaactccctaactgcatcagaacagcagagtcactcgctattttcaagaaacgactaaaaactcaactatttagtctccacttcacttcctaa